In the genome of Populus nigra chromosome 9, ddPopNigr1.1, whole genome shotgun sequence, one region contains:
- the LOC133703281 gene encoding glucan endo-1,3-beta-glucosidase 11-like → MALFLSRIAMIHVFLILFLTFSDNYGFLRGIKSLGINYGQVGNNLPQPENVLDLLISLKLTKARIYDTNPQILTAFSNSNVELIVTVENQMLAVLMDPQQALQWVSTHIKPYFPATRITGIAVGNEVFTDDDTTLLAYLVPAVVNIHSALAQLGLDRYIQVSTPNSLAVLAESFPPSAGTFKTEVSGVMSQFLHFLSNTKSPFWINAYPYFAYKDKPDDIPLDYVLFKPNSGMVDPYTKLHYDNMLYAQVDAVIFAIARMGFNGIEVRVSETGWPSKGDSDEVGATIENAAAYNKNILRRQLNSEGTPLRPNMRLEVYLFALFNEDLKPGPTSERNYGLFQPDCSMAYNVGLSALSSPSTPSASISLTSSATKDTNTESLAYWMFVYLLTFQVFIRRAY, encoded by the exons ATGGCATTGTTTTTAAGCAGAATTGCCATGATTCATGTTTTTCTTATACTTTTCCTAACTTTTTCAG ATAATTACGGTTTTCTACGCGGAATCAAATCCCTTGGTATCAACTATGGCCAAGTTGGCAACAATTTGCCACAGCCAGAGAACGTTCTTGATCTCTTGATCTCTCTTAAGCTCACAAAGGCAAGAATCTACGACACCAATCCTCAAATATTGACAGCATTTTCCAACTCCAATGTTGAGCTGATTGTGACTGTAGAAAACCAAATGCTAGCTGTTCTAATGGACCCTCAACAAGCTCTTCAGTGGGTTAGTACCCACATCAAGCCATATTTTCCGGCCACGAGAATCACAGGAATCGCTGTAGGAAATGAGGTTTTCACTGATGATGACACAACATTACTAGCCTATCTTGTTCCAGCCGTAGTCAACATTCATAGCGCGCTTGCTCAATTAGGCCTAGATAGATACATTCAAGTCTCAACACCCAATTCTTTAGCGGTGCTCGCGGAATCATTCCCTCCTTCAGCGGGCACTTTCAAAACTGAGGTCTCAGGAGTTATGTCGCAATTTTTACACTTCTTGTCAAACACAAAATCACCATTTTGGATCAATGCATATCCATATTTTGCTTACAAGGATAAACCTGATGACATACCCTTGGATTATGTACTTTTTAAACCTAATTCAGGCATGGTTGACCCTTACACCAAGTTACACTACGACAATATGCTGTATGCTCAAGTAGATGCTGTTATTTTTGCTATTGCGAGAATGGGTTTTAATGGAATTGAAGTTAGGGTCTCGGAGACTGGTTGGCCATCAAAAGGAGATTCCGATGAGGTTGGTGCCACCATAGAGAATGCAGCtgcttataataaaaatattttgaggaGGCAATTGAATAGTGAAGGTACACCTTTGCGGCCTAACATGAGGCTGGAAGTATATTTGTTTGCTTTGTTCAACGAGGATTTGAAGCCTGGGCCAACATCTGAGAGAAATTATGGCCTCTTTCAACCTGATTGTAGCATGGCCTACAATGTGGGGCTCTCTGCCCTTTCAAGTCCGTCGACGCCATCGGCTTCCATTTCCCTTACTTCCTCGGCCACAAAG GATACAAACACAGAAAGCTTGGCGTACTGGATGTTTGTGTATTTGCTGACGTTCCAAGTTTTTATCAGAAGAGCATATTAA